From Paenibacillus graminis, a single genomic window includes:
- the panB gene encoding 3-methyl-2-oxobutanoate hydroxymethyltransferase — MADKHALNIVKMKKMKADGVPLSMLTAYDYPSALLAEEAGIDLILVGDSLGNVVLGYDTTLPVTIEDMVYHTRSVTRGARNTFIVADMPFMTYHGGIDETLRSVRRLMQEGRAHAVKMEGGVEICSTVSAVVSAGVPVLGHIGLTPQSVNMIGGYRIQGKDAKDAQRLMDEAKALEAAGVFGIVLELVTEEVAEAISKAVSIPTIGIGAGRYCDGQVLVFHDLLRYASPYRDKRFVKTYADVGTLIREGISSYVQEVKERSFPAESHVFNADEHVLDSLYGAAGKGEE, encoded by the coding sequence ATGGCTGACAAACATGCATTGAATATTGTGAAAATGAAAAAAATGAAAGCGGACGGCGTGCCGCTGAGCATGCTGACGGCTTATGATTATCCTTCGGCGCTGCTGGCTGAGGAAGCGGGGATCGACCTGATTCTGGTCGGTGATTCGCTGGGGAATGTAGTGCTCGGCTATGATACAACGCTGCCGGTAACCATAGAAGATATGGTTTACCACACGCGCTCCGTCACCCGAGGAGCCCGGAATACGTTTATCGTGGCCGATATGCCTTTTATGACTTACCATGGCGGTATTGACGAAACTCTGCGCAGTGTGCGCAGACTGATGCAGGAAGGACGGGCACATGCCGTCAAAATGGAAGGCGGAGTGGAAATTTGCAGCACGGTATCTGCTGTTGTGTCTGCCGGGGTTCCTGTTCTTGGCCATATCGGCCTCACTCCGCAGTCGGTCAATATGATCGGCGGCTACCGCATTCAAGGGAAAGATGCCAAGGATGCGCAGCGGCTGATGGATGAAGCGAAGGCTCTCGAAGCTGCCGGGGTGTTCGGAATTGTACTGGAACTGGTGACCGAGGAAGTCGCGGAAGCCATCTCCAAGGCTGTCAGCATACCGACCATAGGGATCGGCGCAGGCCGTTATTGCGATGGCCAGGTGCTGGTCTTCCATGATTTGCTGCGGTATGCTTCCCCTTACCGGGATAAACGGTTTGTCAAAACCTATGCCGATGTGGGCACGCTAATCCGGGAGGGGATCAGCAGCTATGTCCAGGAAGTGAAGGAGCGTTCCTTCCCGGCGGAGAGTCATGTTTTTAATGCAGATGAGCATGTGCTGGATTCGTTATACGGCGCGGCCGGAAAAGGAGAGGAATAA
- a CDS encoding biotin--[acetyl-CoA-carboxylase] ligase, whose translation MNRNERLRLAGGRDTFIPGWVDRVRLLEAVVSTQEEAKKLAESGAPQGTTVRAEEQTGGRGRMGRKWHSPRGKGIWMSVVLRPELPLSLTPQLTLLAGVAVCLAIREVTGVQAGIKWPNDLLAGGRKVCGILLESSLREGRLHYAIAGIGIAANLTEEDYPPDLQGIGTSLLIEGGGIPVDRSALTAAVLTELEYLYLVYMEQGFAPIRELWESMSVTLGRQVGFNTPQGRCEATAVGLDDNGGLLLKDGTGSVIRVLSGEIEMI comes from the coding sequence ATGAACCGTAATGAAAGGCTCCGGCTGGCCGGGGGGCGGGATACTTTTATACCCGGCTGGGTGGACCGTGTGCGATTGTTGGAAGCTGTGGTGTCCACGCAGGAAGAGGCCAAAAAGCTTGCTGAAAGCGGCGCTCCCCAAGGCACCACCGTCCGGGCGGAAGAACAGACCGGCGGAAGGGGCCGGATGGGCCGGAAATGGCATTCTCCGCGCGGCAAAGGCATCTGGATGAGCGTGGTGCTGCGCCCGGAGCTTCCGTTGTCATTGACGCCGCAGCTAACCCTGCTGGCCGGGGTTGCTGTCTGCTTAGCCATCCGGGAGGTCACGGGTGTCCAGGCAGGGATCAAGTGGCCGAATGACCTGCTGGCAGGCGGACGCAAAGTATGCGGCATTCTGCTGGAATCCTCCCTGCGTGAAGGCAGGCTTCATTATGCAATTGCCGGTATTGGGATTGCAGCCAATCTGACGGAAGAAGATTACCCGCCGGATTTGCAGGGCATCGGCACCTCGCTGCTGATCGAAGGAGGCGGGATTCCTGTAGACCGTTCAGCACTTACAGCGGCTGTCCTGACCGAGCTGGAGTACTTATATCTGGTATATATGGAACAAGGATTTGCGCCGATCCGTGAACTGTGGGAATCCATGTCAGTTACACTGGGGCGCCAGGTAGGCTTCAATACCCCGCAGGGACGCTGTGAGGCTACCGCTGTGGGGCTGGATGATAATGGAGGTCTGCTGCTTAAGGACGGCACGGGAAGCGTTATCAGAGTGCTCTCCGGAGAGATAGAAATGATCTAG
- a CDS encoding CCA tRNA nucleotidyltransferase: MDWTMAPSGMVAAGNLVLAGLLEQGHEAYFVGGCVRDELLGRPVHDMDLTTSARPEEVMGIFPRCVPTGLAHGTITVLQDGWSFEVTTYRTESGYADHRRPEHVLFVSDVKEDLRRRDFTINAMCRGLDGIVVDPYGGQEDSERRLIRCVGDAEARFEEDALRMLRCVRFASVLDFSIAKNTWRGLLRQRDKLAHIAVERVRAELERIVLGPHPQRGLGLLARSGLLPRGKAPFPWTGSDMAAAAALTAGIGDLQDAHLRWALLLHALKQPASESGELLRAWTFPGATRSAVAGVLRVRDAWDAALAEVPPGSPGGTEALRRRWIAAVLACGQSAAEGWLTLLAALPQAASPCPAGVAQPPAPALGAPEAGAPAAQRLNAPDIAALRSWTAEMPLHTLAELAVTGHELARALQKRPGPWLGERLQQLLLAAAAGDVPNDTQLLLQEAKRMDRNEP; the protein is encoded by the coding sequence ATGGACTGGACAATGGCCCCTTCCGGAATGGTTGCAGCGGGTAACCTGGTATTAGCAGGTCTACTGGAGCAAGGACATGAGGCTTATTTTGTAGGAGGCTGCGTCCGCGATGAGCTGCTTGGCCGGCCGGTGCATGATATGGACCTGACGACTTCGGCGCGGCCTGAAGAGGTCATGGGTATTTTTCCGCGCTGTGTTCCCACCGGACTTGCGCATGGCACCATCACTGTTCTTCAGGATGGCTGGAGTTTTGAAGTGACGACGTACCGGACGGAGAGCGGTTATGCTGACCACCGCCGTCCGGAGCATGTCTTATTTGTAAGTGATGTTAAGGAGGATCTCCGCCGCCGTGATTTCACGATCAATGCGATGTGCCGCGGGTTGGATGGGATTGTCGTTGATCCCTATGGCGGACAAGAGGATTCCGAGCGCCGGCTGATCCGCTGTGTGGGCGATGCCGAGGCCCGTTTCGAGGAGGATGCGCTGCGCATGCTGCGCTGTGTGCGCTTTGCGTCGGTTCTCGATTTCAGCATCGCCAAGAATACTTGGCGGGGATTGCTGCGCCAGCGGGACAAGCTGGCGCATATTGCCGTAGAACGCGTTCGCGCGGAGCTTGAACGCATCGTTCTCGGCCCGCACCCGCAGCGCGGCCTCGGTCTCCTGGCGCGCAGCGGGCTGCTGCCGCGCGGCAAGGCGCCGTTCCCCTGGACCGGCAGCGACATGGCGGCAGCCGCCGCCCTGACAGCCGGGATCGGGGACCTGCAGGACGCCCACCTGCGGTGGGCGCTCCTGCTGCATGCCCTGAAGCAGCCGGCCTCCGAGTCCGGCGAGCTGCTGCGGGCATGGACGTTCCCGGGGGCGACGCGCAGCGCCGTCGCCGGGGTGCTGCGCGTCCGCGATGCATGGGACGCGGCGCTTGCGGAGGTGCCGCCAGGTTCCCCTGGCGGTACGGAGGCCCTGCGGCGGCGCTGGATCGCCGCCGTGCTGGCCTGTGGCCAGTCAGCCGCCGAAGGGTGGCTGACGCTGCTTGCGGCGCTGCCGCAAGCAGCGTCGCCTTGCCCGGCAGGCGTTGCGCAGCCGCCTGCGCCTGCACTGGGAGCGCCGGAAGCAGGCGCCCCCGCCGCACAGCGGCTTAATGCGCCGGACATCGCTGCTTTGCGGTCCTGGACCGCGGAGATGCCGCTGCACACACTGGCGGAGCTTGCCGTGACGGGGCATGAGCTGGCCAGGGCGCTGCAGAAGCGTCCAGGCCCGTGGCTGGGCGAGCGGCTGCAGCAGCTGTTACTGGCTGCAGCAGCGGGAGACGTTCCCAATGACACTCAATTACTGCTGCAGGAAGCAAAAAGGATGGATCGGAATGAACCGTAA
- the bshA gene encoding N-acetyl-alpha-D-glucosaminyl L-malate synthase BshA, with product MDRLKIGITCYPSLGGSGVVATELGKLLAEKGHEVHFITHSIPFRLGTFQKNIFYHEVEVNDYYVFRYPPYDLALATKMAQVAKMVGLDLFHVHYAVPHAVCAYLAKQMLGNDIKVVTTLHGTDITVLGQDESLKDLIRLGINESDAVTAVSQDLIKETRKVLDITREIDLTYNFVDKRVYYPRDVTDLRGDFAEPHEKILMHISNFRPVKRVSDVVDIFAKVSQELPSRLLLVGEGPELPKIQAKICEMGLEDKVRFLGKQDEIAQVISLADLLLLPSEKESFGLVALEAMACGVPTIGSEAGGIPELIQHGKTGFLAPIGDTATMAKYAVKLLSDPLMEEQFRQACLKRSCNDFSRDVITNQYEDIYYRVLGCKVHGLDTIQR from the coding sequence ATGGACCGTTTAAAAATAGGCATCACCTGTTATCCGTCTCTTGGCGGCTCGGGTGTGGTGGCGACGGAACTGGGCAAGCTTTTGGCCGAGAAGGGCCATGAAGTCCATTTTATTACACATAGTATCCCGTTCCGTTTGGGAACGTTTCAGAAGAACATTTTTTATCATGAAGTTGAGGTTAACGATTATTACGTCTTCCGTTACCCGCCTTATGATCTGGCACTGGCGACCAAAATGGCCCAAGTAGCCAAAATGGTGGGCTTGGACCTGTTCCATGTCCATTATGCAGTCCCGCATGCAGTATGCGCTTATCTCGCCAAACAAATGCTGGGCAATGATATCAAGGTGGTGACTACCCTGCACGGGACCGACATTACGGTGCTTGGGCAGGATGAGTCGCTGAAGGACCTGATCCGGCTCGGCATCAACGAAAGCGATGCGGTGACAGCGGTTTCGCAGGATCTCATCAAGGAGACGCGCAAGGTGCTGGATATCACCCGGGAAATTGACCTCACTTATAATTTTGTCGACAAACGTGTGTATTATCCCCGGGATGTGACCGATCTGCGCGGGGATTTCGCGGAACCCCATGAGAAAATTCTAATGCATATCAGCAACTTCCGGCCGGTTAAACGGGTATCGGATGTGGTCGATATTTTTGCAAAAGTAAGCCAGGAGCTTCCTTCACGGCTGCTGCTGGTGGGGGAAGGGCCGGAACTGCCCAAAATCCAGGCAAAGATCTGTGAAATGGGGCTTGAGGACAAGGTTCGGTTCCTCGGCAAGCAGGATGAGATTGCCCAGGTGATTTCCTTGGCGGATCTGCTGCTGCTGCCTTCGGAGAAGGAAAGCTTTGGTCTGGTGGCTCTGGAAGCGATGGCTTGCGGGGTTCCAACCATCGGTTCGGAGGCCGGAGGCATTCCTGAACTGATTCAACATGGCAAAACCGGATTTCTGGCCCCGATTGGGGATACGGCTACAATGGCGAAGTATGCTGTCAAGCTGTTGTCTGATCCCCTGATGGAGGAGCAGTTCAGACAAGCGTGCCTGAAACGTTCCTGTAATGATTTCAGCAGAGATGTGATCACCAATCAATATGAAGATATCTATTACCGGGTGCTTGGATGCAAGGTGCATGGTCTGGATACAATCCAGAGGTAG
- the bshB1 gene encoding bacillithiol biosynthesis deacetylase BshB1: protein MKLDILVFGAHADDAEIGMAGTIAKHTAAGFKVGLCDLTAAEMSSNGTVERRKMEAQQAADLLGVSIRTNLGLPDRGLYMTEEHLAAVTLEIRKFAPDIVFAPYWEDRHPDHIACSKLVEEAVFNAKLRKYMPDKPAVPAPQLYFYFINDLGRTDLIVDVTGQYSLKEQALSCYRSQFEKSPGEDVVSTPLNEGYIERVRSRDMLLGQRRLIPYAEGFASKVPHTVELFNTPHKQAQA from the coding sequence ATGAAGCTGGATATTCTTGTATTCGGTGCGCATGCTGACGATGCGGAAATCGGCATGGCCGGAACCATTGCCAAACATACGGCTGCAGGATTCAAGGTCGGCTTGTGTGATTTGACCGCAGCGGAAATGTCTTCGAACGGAACCGTGGAGCGCCGTAAAATGGAGGCTCAGCAGGCGGCCGATCTGCTCGGCGTTTCCATTCGTACGAATCTGGGATTGCCGGACCGGGGATTATATATGACAGAGGAACATCTGGCGGCAGTGACGCTGGAAATCCGCAAGTTCGCTCCAGATATCGTATTTGCCCCTTATTGGGAAGACCGGCATCCGGATCATATTGCCTGCAGCAAGCTGGTGGAAGAAGCGGTTTTTAATGCCAAGCTGCGCAAGTATATGCCGGACAAGCCCGCTGTTCCTGCGCCACAGCTGTACTTTTATTTCATTAATGATTTGGGGCGTACTGACCTTATTGTGGATGTGACCGGGCAATACAGCCTTAAAGAGCAGGCGCTGTCCTGCTACCGTTCCCAATTTGAGAAAAGCCCGGGGGAGGACGTAGTATCCACTCCTTTAAATGAAGGATATATCGAACGTGTCCGCTCCAGAGATATGCTGCTTGGACAGCGGCGGCTTATTCCTTACGCTGAAGGCTTTGCGAGCAAAGTGCCTCACACCGTAGAGCTGTTCAACACACCGCATAAGCAGGCTCAAGCTTAA
- the mgsA gene encoding methylglyoxal synthase, translating to MLKIAFIAHDRKKDEMVNFVTAYEHVFVGHQLYSTGTTGQRIMEVTNLSIHRYMSGPLGGDQQIGSMVATDELDLIIFLRDPLMAQPHEPDITALLRLCDVYGIPVATNIATAEILVKAIDRGDFAWRELVHKYKPGVDE from the coding sequence ATGTTGAAAATCGCATTTATCGCGCATGACCGGAAAAAAGATGAAATGGTTAATTTTGTGACTGCCTATGAGCATGTATTTGTCGGACACCAGCTGTATTCAACCGGAACTACGGGCCAGCGTATTATGGAAGTGACAAATCTCTCTATCCACCGCTACATGTCCGGGCCGCTTGGCGGCGATCAGCAGATCGGCTCTATGGTGGCGACGGACGAGCTGGATCTGATTATTTTTCTGCGTGACCCGCTCATGGCACAGCCGCATGAACCGGATATTACAGCATTGCTTCGTCTTTGTGACGTGTACGGGATCCCGGTGGCAACGAATATTGCCACAGCCGAGATTCTGGTCAAAGCCATCGACCGCGGCGACTTCGCCTGGCGTGAGCTTGTACATAAGTATAAGCCGGGTGTGGATGAATGA
- the dapB gene encoding 4-hydroxy-tetrahydrodipicolinate reductase, whose translation MKAKIRVIVSGAGGRMGKEVVKLVLQDEELELTAAVDRSSSGSDAGRLVGLEESGIVVVSDLETALAESGGEVLVDFTTPQSAYPNTLLAIKYGVRPVIGTTGFSPEQITELDKQCQDRGIGGLIAPNFSIGAILMMKFAAQAAKYFPHLEIIEYHGDQKLDAPSGTAIKTAEMISEARQELRQGNPKEEEVIEGARGGYYNGFRIHSVRLPGVFAQEEVVFGGYGQSLKIRHDSYERAGYMPGVKMGIQKVMGYTGLIYGFEHFIE comes from the coding sequence GTGAAGGCCAAGATCAGAGTTATCGTCTCCGGTGCAGGAGGCAGAATGGGCAAAGAAGTTGTGAAGCTGGTACTGCAGGATGAAGAACTGGAGCTGACAGCTGCTGTAGACCGTTCGTCAAGCGGCAGTGATGCCGGCCGTCTGGTTGGATTGGAAGAGAGCGGCATTGTGGTTGTATCTGATTTGGAAACTGCCCTGGCAGAGAGCGGCGGAGAGGTTCTCGTGGATTTTACCACCCCGCAGTCGGCCTACCCCAATACACTGCTTGCCATAAAATATGGAGTGCGTCCGGTAATCGGTACTACCGGGTTCTCTCCGGAGCAGATTACTGAGTTGGACAAGCAATGCCAGGACCGGGGGATTGGAGGGCTCATTGCCCCCAACTTCTCGATCGGAGCGATTCTGATGATGAAGTTTGCAGCCCAGGCTGCGAAATATTTTCCGCATCTGGAAATTATCGAATACCATGGGGACCAGAAGCTGGATGCTCCTTCAGGTACGGCAATTAAAACGGCAGAGATGATTTCGGAGGCAAGGCAGGAACTGCGGCAAGGCAATCCGAAGGAAGAGGAAGTGATTGAGGGTGCGCGCGGAGGCTACTATAACGGGTTCCGCATTCACAGCGTCCGGCTTCCGGGTGTTTTTGCCCAGGAAGAAGTGGTTTTTGGCGGATATGGGCAATCCCTAAAAATCCGTCATGATTCCTATGAGCGGGCAGGCTACATGCCCGGTGTCAAAATGGGAATCCAGAAGGTGATGGGCTACACCGGATTGATTTATGGTTTTGAGCATTTTATTGAATAG
- a CDS encoding tetratricopeptide repeat protein, which yields MNHNDYVKAAYRSILRSDFAEAITLFEKAIAASPDDAEVRYRCSITYARSGMLVKALDHARAAVKLDGGKPEYQLHLQHLRALQLVQEAKKLLEDEVTGAHNPYHPVTLLKEAIALDPLYGDAYVWLAIAYSRINEHVQAMAALKEVMSLHPDDTGLRELMKDLQKSLQKYIQ from the coding sequence ATGAATCATAACGACTATGTCAAAGCGGCATACCGCTCTATACTCCGCAGTGACTTCGCCGAGGCAATCACGTTGTTCGAAAAAGCAATAGCGGCCAGTCCGGACGATGCCGAGGTAAGGTACCGCTGCTCGATAACGTATGCCCGAAGCGGCATGCTGGTTAAAGCGCTGGATCATGCCCGGGCAGCAGTGAAGCTGGATGGAGGGAAACCGGAGTATCAGCTCCACCTGCAGCATTTGCGGGCCCTGCAGTTGGTGCAGGAGGCCAAAAAGCTCCTGGAGGATGAAGTTACGGGTGCCCATAACCCGTATCATCCGGTTACTTTATTGAAGGAAGCAATAGCTCTAGACCCCTTGTACGGGGATGCCTATGTTTGGCTTGCCATCGCATACAGCCGGATTAATGAGCATGTGCAGGCAATGGCCGCGCTAAAAGAAGTGATGTCCCTGCATCCTGATGATACCGGGCTGCGGGAGCTTATGAAGGACCTTCAGAAATCGTTGCAAAAATACATTCAGTAA
- a CDS encoding nucleotide pyrophosphohydrolase → MDKSLGDIQHEVDAYISQFKEGYFSPLSMLARMSEEVGELAREVNHQFGEKPKKVDEAENSIELELGDILFITVCFANSLGIDLTEAHNKVMHKFNTRDAGRWTPKNTD, encoded by the coding sequence ATGGATAAAAGTCTTGGTGACATACAGCATGAAGTTGATGCTTATATCTCACAATTTAAAGAGGGTTACTTCAGCCCGCTCTCCATGCTGGCCCGGATGTCGGAGGAGGTAGGCGAGCTTGCCCGGGAAGTCAACCATCAGTTTGGCGAAAAACCTAAAAAAGTCGATGAAGCAGAAAATTCGATTGAGCTTGAACTGGGAGATATTTTGTTCATTACAGTTTGCTTCGCCAATTCACTGGGGATTGATCTAACTGAGGCACACAATAAAGTGATGCACAAGTTCAATACCCGCGATGCCGGTCGTTGGACTCCTAAAAACACCGATTAG
- a CDS encoding YitT family protein yields MNSSSKVASTIVKTAAPIMLGAAVYAFGLLYFIIPNQLMEGGVTGITILLNYAFNIPIFLTTLLLNLPLFLLGWKVLGGRQIAYTGVGIGSLSFFLWLFERMIDAGWIVTFSTEHDFILASLYAGVTLGLGLGIVFRFGGTTGGVDIVARILGRKFGWSMGQIILAVDVIIIGASLLYIPREKILYTLVAVFISSRVIDFIQEGAYAAKAFTIISDDAPQIADLITAEMDRGVTLIPAIGAYSKQAKYMVYCVVSRQEIRRLSQLVKSVDAKAFVIISDVHDVHGEGFRQT; encoded by the coding sequence ATGAATTCATCTTCCAAAGTAGCTTCCACTATTGTCAAAACGGCAGCACCGATTATGCTGGGAGCCGCCGTATACGCTTTTGGCCTGCTCTATTTCATCATACCTAACCAGTTGATGGAGGGCGGCGTAACCGGGATCACCATCCTGCTCAACTATGCTTTCAACATCCCTATCTTTTTGACCACTCTGCTCCTCAACCTCCCTCTCTTTTTACTGGGCTGGAAAGTACTGGGCGGACGGCAAATCGCCTACACCGGTGTCGGGATCGGCTCGTTGTCCTTTTTCCTCTGGCTGTTCGAGCGGATGATCGATGCCGGCTGGATCGTAACCTTCAGCACCGAGCATGATTTTATTCTCGCTTCATTATATGCGGGGGTTACGCTCGGTTTGGGACTTGGCATCGTGTTCCGTTTCGGAGGCACTACGGGCGGAGTAGATATTGTTGCCCGAATTCTCGGCCGCAAGTTCGGCTGGAGCATGGGGCAGATTATTCTGGCCGTCGACGTTATCATTATAGGCGCCTCACTGCTCTATATTCCCCGTGAAAAGATACTTTACACTCTGGTGGCCGTCTTTATTTCTTCCCGTGTCATCGACTTCATTCAAGAGGGCGCCTATGCCGCCAAAGCCTTCACGATTATCAGTGATGATGCCCCGCAGATCGCTGATCTCATCACAGCAGAAATGGACCGGGGTGTAACGCTGATTCCAGCTATCGGCGCTTACTCTAAGCAAGCCAAGTATATGGTATACTGCGTGGTCTCTAGACAGGAAATCCGCCGGCTCAGCCAGTTGGTGAAGTCGGTTGATGCCAAGGCGTTCGTTATCATCAGTGACGTTCACGATGTCCACGGCGAGGGCTTCCGGCAGACTTGA
- a CDS encoding sporulation protein YpjB, translating to MPRRRYVVLTGLMLCWLLAGMNAGVVHADAKAEVQGAGGKVVLRDGSSATSLAPALTGRNAAQRLDEAAEALYGYVLEGDVVKARQASEKVSQIFVSSSFEGLTSVEGINALSDVIIDLKATLAAAQIHPEQWEAAAAKLRLAADSLNHPRQPMWMQYYKLIREDLNDMEQKAAANDLKGWQNTLERLQSRYDNIRPAVIISRPPETVSAFDSWLSYAAGIPASSQPVSRTRLLEIVSYGQDAARVMFGKERDEPALTLPLAEQGYGGWGLLAGGFIIAALAYAAFRKYRGENEDWKPV from the coding sequence ATGCCGCGCAGGAGATATGTTGTGCTGACAGGATTGATGTTGTGCTGGCTGCTGGCCGGCATGAATGCAGGTGTGGTTCACGCAGATGCAAAGGCGGAAGTACAAGGGGCAGGCGGGAAAGTGGTTCTCCGGGACGGGAGTTCCGCAACCAGTCTCGCGCCGGCGCTTACAGGCAGAAATGCTGCCCAGCGGCTGGATGAAGCGGCGGAGGCTTTGTATGGTTATGTGCTTGAGGGTGACGTGGTCAAGGCGAGGCAGGCGAGTGAGAAGGTTTCACAGATTTTTGTCTCCTCTTCATTTGAAGGCCTGACTTCTGTGGAAGGAATAAATGCGTTGTCAGACGTCATTATTGACTTGAAGGCGACGTTGGCCGCTGCACAGATTCATCCGGAGCAATGGGAAGCGGCCGCTGCCAAACTCCGGCTTGCTGCCGACAGTCTCAACCATCCGCGCCAGCCCATGTGGATGCAATATTACAAGCTGATCCGCGAGGATCTGAACGATATGGAGCAAAAAGCTGCCGCAAATGATCTCAAAGGCTGGCAGAACACGCTGGAACGTCTCCAGAGCCGGTACGACAACATTCGGCCTGCGGTTATCATTTCCCGGCCGCCGGAAACGGTCAGTGCCTTTGATTCCTGGCTGTCCTATGCAGCAGGAATCCCTGCATCCTCACAGCCGGTGAGCCGTACCCGTCTCCTGGAAATTGTCTCCTACGGGCAGGATGCAGCCCGGGTGATGTTCGGCAAAGAACGGGATGAGCCGGCCTTAACCCTCCCGCTTGCCGAGCAGGGATATGGAGGTTGGGGACTGCTGGCCGGAGGATTCATCATTGCCGCATTGGCCTACGCTGCGTTCCGGAAGTATCGGGGTGAGAATGAGGATTGGAAGCCGGTATAA
- a CDS encoding DUF1405 domain-containing protein produces the protein MPVHWFERLFRHRGVMWLLFIVNFLGTIYGYIWYGNQLEFTADNYPAWLLPFVPDSPTASLFFTLALLLLLYPPKGIKGTLLRELIEALAVVTSVKYGIWAVSIIFAGGYQGDTVSWKDWMLVVSHTGMAVEALIYARFFSFRRMLPLALFWAFANDMVDYSKGVFPWLPDVLEDNVNEVQYFTIGLTFLSTAAAWLCGRRYRKA, from the coding sequence ATGCCGGTTCACTGGTTTGAGAGACTATTTAGGCACCGGGGAGTCATGTGGCTGCTCTTTATTGTGAATTTCCTCGGAACGATTTACGGGTACATATGGTATGGCAATCAACTGGAATTTACAGCGGATAATTATCCCGCATGGCTGCTTCCCTTTGTTCCGGACAGCCCGACTGCGAGCCTGTTTTTTACGCTCGCCTTGCTGCTGCTGCTCTATCCTCCAAAAGGGATCAAAGGGACACTCCTACGCGAGCTGATTGAGGCGCTGGCGGTGGTTACCTCCGTGAAATATGGCATTTGGGCGGTCAGCATCATTTTTGCTGGCGGATACCAGGGAGATACGGTGAGCTGGAAGGACTGGATGCTGGTGGTTTCGCACACCGGAATGGCGGTAGAGGCACTGATCTACGCCCGGTTTTTCTCCTTCCGCAGAATGCTTCCCCTGGCATTGTTCTGGGCCTTCGCCAATGACATGGTGGATTACTCGAAGGGTGTCTTTCCCTGGCTGCCGGATGTGCTGGAGGATAACGTGAATGAAGTGCAATATTTTACCATTGGCTTAACCTTTCTGAGCACTGCTGCGGCTTGGTTATGCGGGAGAAGGTACCGGAAGGCTTGA
- a CDS encoding menaquinol-cytochrome c reductase cytochrome b/c subunit — MAHGDNSKEKIVYVGDSRVRRGSGFITPPDYTAYPGKSEAFIPNFLLKEWMVGVVVLVGILVLTISEPAPLGFPANASATVIPIPDWYFLFLYQYLKLPYASGDYIVLGTLGVTGVAFGSLLLAPFLDTGRERRFYRRPIASSLMFLSLIAIIYLTNTAWTEYKHEMAETGQIPEDVQREEKAAENKAKGLPTTSAVQAKEIAIVDKDDPAMALFKQATCVTCHAVDMKGAGGPSLRGVGDTHDKEAILAIIKNGQGQMPPMYDTAMAAGLSEQDIDSLAAWLAKQKSEQ; from the coding sequence ATGGCTCACGGAGACAACTCCAAGGAAAAAATTGTATATGTGGGGGATTCACGGGTGCGCAGGGGCAGCGGCTTCATTACGCCACCGGATTACACAGCCTATCCCGGTAAATCGGAAGCCTTTATCCCTAACTTTCTGCTGAAGGAATGGATGGTCGGGGTGGTTGTGCTGGTGGGCATACTCGTCCTGACGATTTCTGAACCGGCTCCGCTGGGATTCCCGGCAAATGCCAGCGCCACGGTCATTCCGATTCCCGACTGGTATTTCCTGTTCCTGTACCAGTATTTGAAGCTGCCTTATGCATCCGGCGATTATATTGTGCTGGGAACACTTGGCGTTACCGGTGTTGCTTTTGGCTCGCTGCTGCTGGCTCCTTTCCTCGATACGGGCCGGGAGCGCCGCTTCTACCGCCGGCCGATTGCTTCCTCGCTGATGTTTTTGTCCCTGATCGCAATCATCTATCTGACCAATACGGCCTGGACGGAATACAAGCACGAGATGGCGGAAACCGGCCAGATTCCCGAAGATGTGCAGCGTGAGGAAAAAGCGGCTGAGAACAAGGCAAAGGGCTTGCCGACCACCAGTGCGGTGCAGGCCAAAGAAATAGCTATTGTGGACAAGGATGATCCGGCCATGGCGCTGTTCAAACAAGCCACCTGCGTAACTTGCCATGCGGTGGATATGAAAGGCGCCGGAGGCCCGTCTCTGCGCGGGGTGGGAGACACCCATGATAAGGAAGCGATCCTCGCGATCATCAAAAATGGCCAGGGCCAGATGCCTCCGATGTATGATACTGCCATGGCAGCGGGGCTTAGTGAACAGGATATTGACAGTCTGGCTGCCTGGCTTGCCAAACAAAAAAGCGAACAGTAA